A part of Corynebacterium mustelae genomic DNA contains:
- the malQ gene encoding 4-alpha-glucanotransferase — protein sequence MGYQETLRELAGAHAISTSYTGFGGNTIDVSDDTLIKTLRALGVDLGTEEFPSEETLNEALNIRHDSEFRRPLPRCIVTTDATTHAFNVHVHDGAPAELTITFEDGNVTEVTNQLENWTPARTIDDITWGEATFELPAGLPQGWHTITLVSDGVTDSCTLIVTPARLSTTDTYINSPVAGVMAQMYSVRSEKSWGIGDFNDLGFLGETIAKEGAGDFLLINPMHAAEPFPPIEDSPYLPTTRRFTNPIYIRVEDIPEMELLDENTRSDIDDIAAEFAANNRDSENIERNPIYEAKLQVLREIFLAGRDETREQQFRDFIHQEGDGLAEFASWCAQRDLNEQTGHGNHAAVPEVEELTEFYMWLQWICDSQLAAAQARCIEAGMKIGIMADLAVGVHPGGADAENLAAVLAPDASVGAPPDSYNQHGQDWSQPPWHPEKLAEVGYKPWRDMLRTVLRHSGGIRVDHVLGLFRLFWIPRMQHPSTGTYVNYDFHALVGILALEAERAGAVVIGEDLGTFEPWVQDVLAGYGIMGTNILWFESSPHHGGARRKEEYRTAALASVTTHDLPPTAGYLEGEHIALRERLGLLITDAEQDIAEDLAWQAQVLNRVLEQGGFDGEDFEMDTFEGRARNERGDTDVLVAATHRFIAHTPAALSCTALVDMVGDRKVQNQPGTTKDLYPNWCVPLSDAEGNVVLIEDLASNPLFKKIAAAGKRP from the coding sequence GTGGGTTATCAAGAGACATTACGAGAATTAGCAGGCGCACACGCCATTTCAACTAGCTATACGGGTTTCGGTGGCAACACCATCGATGTGTCCGACGACACGCTCATAAAAACCCTGCGAGCTCTTGGTGTGGACTTAGGAACCGAGGAGTTCCCCAGTGAAGAAACGCTGAATGAAGCTCTTAACATTCGTCACGATTCAGAATTCCGCCGCCCGCTACCTAGGTGTATAGTCACCACCGATGCCACCACGCACGCATTCAACGTACACGTCCACGACGGTGCCCCCGCCGAACTGACCATCACCTTCGAAGACGGCAACGTCACCGAAGTGACCAACCAGCTAGAAAATTGGACCCCGGCGCGCACCATTGACGACATAACATGGGGCGAAGCCACTTTTGAGCTTCCCGCCGGATTGCCACAAGGTTGGCACACCATCACACTGGTCTCCGACGGCGTGACTGACAGCTGCACTCTCATAGTCACCCCAGCGCGGCTATCCACCACGGACACCTATATCAATTCCCCAGTTGCAGGTGTCATGGCGCAAATGTATTCGGTACGTTCGGAAAAATCTTGGGGCATCGGCGATTTCAACGACCTTGGTTTCCTCGGCGAAACCATCGCTAAAGAAGGTGCTGGGGATTTCCTCCTTATCAACCCCATGCACGCTGCTGAGCCCTTCCCTCCCATTGAGGATTCCCCGTACCTGCCCACCACCCGCAGGTTCACCAACCCGATTTACATTCGGGTTGAGGATATCCCCGAGATGGAATTGCTTGACGAGAACACCCGCTCCGACATCGACGACATCGCCGCCGAATTCGCTGCCAACAATCGGGACAGCGAGAACATTGAGCGCAATCCCATTTACGAAGCCAAGCTGCAGGTGCTGCGTGAAATTTTCCTCGCTGGCCGAGATGAAACCCGAGAACAGCAATTCCGCGACTTCATTCACCAAGAAGGTGATGGCCTAGCCGAATTTGCCAGCTGGTGCGCCCAACGCGACTTGAATGAGCAAACAGGACACGGCAACCACGCCGCTGTGCCAGAGGTAGAAGAGCTGACCGAGTTCTACATGTGGTTGCAGTGGATTTGCGATTCCCAACTCGCCGCTGCACAAGCCCGCTGCATTGAGGCTGGCATGAAGATTGGCATTATGGCGGACCTCGCGGTTGGGGTGCACCCAGGTGGTGCCGATGCAGAGAACTTAGCCGCAGTACTTGCCCCCGACGCTTCAGTTGGTGCACCACCGGATAGCTATAACCAGCACGGCCAGGACTGGTCCCAGCCACCGTGGCACCCAGAGAAGCTCGCTGAGGTTGGCTATAAGCCGTGGCGGGACATGCTGCGGACCGTTTTGCGGCACTCCGGTGGCATCCGGGTCGACCACGTTTTGGGGTTGTTCCGGCTGTTTTGGATTCCGCGTATGCAGCACCCATCGACCGGCACTTACGTCAACTACGATTTCCACGCCCTTGTTGGCATTCTCGCCCTTGAGGCGGAGCGCGCTGGCGCGGTTGTCATTGGTGAGGACCTTGGCACCTTTGAGCCGTGGGTGCAGGATGTTCTTGCTGGCTACGGCATCATGGGCACGAATATTTTGTGGTTTGAATCCTCACCACACCACGGCGGTGCCCGCCGGAAAGAGGAATACCGTACCGCCGCCCTGGCTTCGGTCACAACCCACGACCTCCCACCAACCGCTGGTTATCTGGAGGGTGAGCATATCGCGCTGCGGGAACGGCTGGGCCTGTTGATTACCGACGCGGAACAGGACATCGCTGAGGATTTGGCGTGGCAAGCCCAGGTTCTCAACCGGGTTCTGGAACAGGGCGGCTTTGACGGTGAGGATTTTGAAATGGATACCTTCGAAGGCCGCGCCCGCAACGAACGGGGCGACACCGATGTTCTGGTTGCTGCTACACACCGGTTCATTGCCCACACCCCAGCTGCTTTGTCGTGTACCGCTTTGGTTGACATGGTCGGTGATCGCAAGGTACAAAACCAGCCCGGCACCACCAAGGATCTGTATCCAAACTGGTGTGTTCCGCTTAGCGACGCCGAAGGCAACGTCGTCTTAATCGAGGACCTCGCTTCCAACCCACTGTTTAAGAAGATCGCCGCCGCCGGTAAGCGCCCATAA
- a CDS encoding putative PEP-binding protein, which produces MTVSFAISLSGESFPSSIASQITEVSLIRSEYLFRAKGYYPTADSAQQVISPYLAAVTESFLGPVWYRTLDVDTAEANVLSGCEEIIIESDRLRGLRGIRRSMRFPDAFDAELRALAQFEHENLGVIVPFLSTIAEAAWAIKRIRRFLPSVPVACMVEIPSLIWHIDALAELGYSRIVVGLNDLGSLCFGTIRKVQTPSGLPEEFMTILRDIVQRCRNAQVECVAAGYMNNQIVDVCNAIGFDSIAIHYSDLTSLFGIPHEDLPDCHLLSQIKAKTRRAIREFNVANGTNQVLF; this is translated from the coding sequence GTGACTGTGTCTTTTGCGATTTCACTTAGCGGTGAATCATTCCCATCGTCGATTGCCTCGCAGATAACCGAAGTATCTCTTATTCGCTCCGAATATCTGTTTCGTGCCAAGGGGTACTATCCAACTGCGGACAGTGCACAACAAGTGATTTCCCCTTATTTAGCTGCCGTGACCGAATCCTTTCTGGGCCCCGTATGGTACCGCACTCTTGATGTCGATACTGCTGAAGCCAATGTACTTTCCGGTTGTGAGGAAATAATCATCGAATCTGATCGGCTGCGCGGCTTACGCGGAATCCGACGGTCAATGAGATTTCCAGACGCATTTGATGCGGAATTACGCGCACTCGCCCAATTCGAACACGAGAATCTTGGGGTTATCGTTCCATTCCTTTCGACGATTGCGGAGGCTGCCTGGGCGATCAAACGTATACGCCGATTCCTTCCGAGCGTGCCGGTGGCATGCATGGTGGAGATTCCATCGCTGATTTGGCACATTGACGCATTGGCAGAACTTGGATATTCCCGCATAGTTGTTGGATTGAATGATCTAGGGTCGTTGTGTTTTGGCACTATTCGAAAGGTTCAGACTCCTTCGGGACTTCCCGAAGAATTCATGACGATATTGCGCGACATTGTCCAACGGTGCCGTAACGCACAAGTGGAATGTGTTGCGGCTGGTTACATGAATAATCAGATTGTTGACGTATGTAATGCTATCGGTTTCGATTCGATCGCAATTCATTACAGTGACTTGACATCGCTTTTTGGTATTCCGCACGAGGACCTCCCTGATTGTCACCTTCTTTCTCAGATTAAGGCCAAAACGAGGCGAGCGATTAGGGAGTTCAATGTAGCTAATGGCACGAATCAAGTGCTTTTCTAG
- a CDS encoding M3 family metallopeptidase, protein MTANPFAQPSSLPYLLPPFREITTSDYRPAFSQAIANHAAEIDAIASNDASATWENTVEALEKSGQELSRVSNVFFNLLNTDTTDEMEEIASEIVPKLSAHNDSIYLNDVLFARIQAVVVPDDAESKRLHEHLVRQFKRRGANLDEAGKRSLQEINERLSVLADKFNRNLLASTKKLAVGFESEEELAGLNAGRIASARSDAEALGREGFVLPLELPSVQSEQANLEEATSRAALYEASQLRGKEENSEVLIEMVQLRAKKAQLLGYANHAEYVIEEETAKTPQAVEQMLFDLAPAAAANAINEHKLLVEAADDVAVTGADWPYWEAKVRNRDYNVDEDALSKYFPLGQVLRDGVFFAANRLYGITVEPREDLYGYADGVDVWEVKDADGTGIGLFITDYYGRPSKRGGAWMSSFVDQSELLGTKPVIVNVMGITKPADGSDALLSLDSLRTVFHEFGHGLHGLLSKVKYPSFAGTNVPRDYVEFPSQINENWAFDPTILKNYARHVDTGEIIPDELVDAITAARQFGQGFATSEYLAAAIIDLAWHSLSEEEAAALTTADIDSFEERALEKAGLVVENLAPRYRSTYFSHIFGGGYSAGYYSYLWAEALDADGFEWFVEENAAGVSADESAARAAGQKFRDLVLSRGGADDFTEAFTALRGRAKDVSPLLRRRGLAGAV, encoded by the coding sequence ATGACTGCTAACCCATTTGCGCAACCATCGTCCTTGCCGTACTTACTCCCACCGTTTCGTGAAATAACGACCAGTGACTACCGGCCCGCGTTTTCCCAGGCTATCGCCAACCACGCGGCCGAAATCGACGCTATTGCTAGCAACGATGCGTCGGCAACGTGGGAGAACACCGTTGAGGCGTTGGAGAAGAGCGGGCAGGAATTGTCCCGGGTGTCTAATGTGTTTTTCAACTTGCTCAATACCGACACCACCGACGAGATGGAGGAAATCGCCTCGGAGATCGTCCCGAAGCTATCGGCACACAACGATTCCATCTACCTAAACGATGTGTTGTTCGCGCGCATTCAGGCTGTTGTGGTTCCAGACGATGCGGAATCCAAGCGGCTGCATGAGCATCTTGTGCGCCAGTTCAAGCGCCGGGGAGCGAACTTGGACGAGGCCGGTAAGCGCAGCTTGCAGGAGATCAATGAGCGGCTGTCGGTGCTGGCGGATAAATTCAATCGAAATTTACTAGCCTCCACGAAGAAGTTGGCGGTGGGCTTCGAGTCGGAAGAAGAACTCGCCGGCTTGAACGCAGGCCGGATTGCTTCGGCACGCAGCGATGCTGAAGCGCTGGGCAGGGAAGGGTTTGTGCTACCGCTGGAACTGCCAAGCGTGCAGTCTGAGCAGGCGAACTTGGAGGAGGCTACCTCCCGCGCCGCGTTGTATGAGGCTTCCCAACTGCGCGGCAAGGAGGAAAACTCCGAGGTGTTGATCGAGATGGTGCAATTGCGTGCCAAAAAAGCACAGCTACTTGGCTATGCCAACCACGCGGAGTACGTCATTGAGGAGGAAACCGCCAAGACGCCGCAGGCGGTGGAGCAAATGCTGTTCGACCTTGCCCCGGCCGCCGCAGCTAATGCCATCAATGAACACAAACTCTTGGTCGAAGCCGCAGACGACGTAGCGGTGACGGGCGCTGATTGGCCGTATTGGGAAGCGAAGGTACGAAACCGCGATTACAACGTTGATGAGGACGCGCTGTCGAAGTACTTCCCGCTCGGCCAGGTGCTGCGCGACGGCGTGTTCTTCGCCGCCAACCGGCTATACGGCATCACCGTTGAGCCGCGTGAAGATTTGTACGGGTACGCCGACGGTGTCGATGTGTGGGAGGTCAAAGATGCCGACGGCACCGGCATCGGGTTATTTATCACCGACTACTACGGTCGGCCGTCGAAACGCGGCGGGGCGTGGATGTCCAGCTTCGTCGACCAGTCGGAACTGCTGGGCACGAAACCAGTGATCGTTAACGTCATGGGGATCACCAAACCCGCCGACGGCTCCGATGCCTTGCTGTCGCTTGATAGCCTGCGTACCGTTTTCCACGAGTTCGGCCACGGCCTGCACGGATTGCTATCCAAGGTGAAGTACCCCAGCTTCGCCGGGACGAATGTGCCGCGTGACTACGTGGAATTCCCTTCCCAGATCAATGAGAACTGGGCGTTTGATCCGACGATTTTAAAGAACTACGCCCGCCATGTGGATACCGGTGAGATTATCCCTGACGAGCTTGTCGACGCCATCACCGCTGCCCGCCAATTCGGCCAAGGTTTCGCCACCTCCGAGTATCTTGCTGCGGCGATCATCGACTTAGCGTGGCATTCGCTATCGGAAGAAGAAGCGGCGGCACTTACCACCGCTGACATTGATTCCTTCGAAGAACGCGCCCTGGAAAAAGCGGGCCTTGTTGTTGAGAACCTGGCACCTAGGTACCGCAGCACCTACTTCAGCCATATCTTCGGTGGCGGCTATTCCGCAGGTTATTATTCCTACCTGTGGGCTGAAGCGCTCGACGCCGATGGTTTCGAGTGGTTCGTGGAAGAAAACGCCGCCGGTGTAAGCGCTGATGAATCAGCCGCCCGGGCGGCGGGGCAGAAATTCCGGGACCTTGTGCTTTCTCGGGGTGGGGCGGATGACTTTACGGAAGCGTTTACTGCGCTGCGCGGGCGGGCCAAGGACGTCTCGCCGCTGCTGCGTCGCCGGGGCCTAGCGGGCGCGGTGTAA
- a CDS encoding alpha/beta fold hydrolase produces the protein MEDSATNKLVTTCPRGICHGVSSAGVAVYPRVVYAAAPRFAASGLVETTAEPEHPLVLSITTPAHATPLSDYPVLVFIHGGAYEGGDYQEPWLNATTLSKAGIITVSVEYRTGIDGFVPFHDDTPHHYRGIDDCALALDWVQENIESFGGDPTNVTLMGHSAGAGIALWLGRKDHYKGTFRRIWALSPAFPHTSAKRRKAALRRALTAPITRTGLLKKTDEQLQRGYRRYQRFVFFDLPLGPTPFQPHELVDIPIIISCTREEMLSHNTARRLDTSWWRGIARPIFRNGFGLSGSWQPPRLSNYLGYLIGDAMIRRPVVHALEHAPGQCWAIEYRGTPTQPVVHCADIPWVFNNTELLPPGIPEINYTPAERLVDTVHQYAITFIRGTLPDWPTYRPKRSVLGIDITGEETILTDPFGYIRDSST, from the coding sequence ATGGAAGACAGCGCCACCAACAAGCTTGTAACCACCTGCCCTAGAGGAATCTGCCATGGTGTATCCAGTGCTGGGGTGGCTGTCTACCCCCGCGTCGTCTATGCGGCCGCACCCCGATTCGCCGCGTCCGGTTTGGTGGAAACAACAGCCGAGCCAGAACACCCATTGGTGCTGTCCATCACCACCCCTGCGCACGCGACACCACTGTCGGATTACCCCGTCTTGGTTTTTATCCACGGTGGCGCCTACGAAGGCGGCGACTATCAAGAGCCATGGCTTAATGCCACCACGCTTTCGAAAGCCGGAATTATCACCGTGAGCGTGGAATACCGTACCGGGATCGACGGCTTCGTCCCCTTCCACGACGACACCCCGCACCACTACCGCGGCATTGATGATTGTGCGCTCGCCCTGGATTGGGTGCAAGAAAACATCGAAAGTTTCGGCGGCGATCCCACTAACGTCACCCTCATGGGGCATTCCGCCGGTGCCGGGATCGCGCTGTGGCTGGGGCGAAAAGACCACTACAAGGGAACTTTTCGACGCATCTGGGCACTGTCCCCGGCGTTTCCGCACACCTCGGCCAAGCGTCGTAAAGCAGCTTTGCGACGCGCCCTGACCGCGCCGATCACCCGCACCGGCCTGTTGAAGAAAACCGACGAACAGCTACAACGCGGCTACCGCCGCTACCAACGCTTCGTCTTCTTCGATCTACCACTCGGCCCCACCCCTTTCCAACCTCACGAGCTAGTCGACATACCAATAATCATTAGCTGCACCCGCGAGGAAATGCTCAGCCACAACACAGCACGCCGCTTAGATACCAGCTGGTGGCGCGGAATAGCCCGGCCGATCTTTCGCAACGGATTTGGCCTGTCTGGTAGCTGGCAGCCGCCGCGGCTAAGCAATTACCTCGGTTACCTCATCGGCGACGCCATGATCCGCCGCCCCGTCGTCCACGCACTAGAACACGCGCCGGGGCAGTGTTGGGCGATCGAATACCGAGGCACCCCCACCCAACCGGTGGTGCACTGCGCGGATATTCCGTGGGTTTTCAACAACACCGAACTGCTACCACCGGGCATTCCGGAAATCAACTACACCCCGGCCGAGCGATTAGTCGACACGGTGCATCAATACGCAATCACCTTCATTCGCGGCACCCTGCCCGATTGGCCCACCTACAGACCTAAGCGCAGCGTTCTGGGCATCGATATAACCGGCGAGGAAACGATACTGACCGACCCGTTCGGCTATATCCGGGACAGCAGCACCTAG
- a CDS encoding LysR family transcriptional regulator, with amino-acid sequence MINVDRLNVLVTFAQLGSVQATADELDISQPTVSHHLAKLAEETQATLVVKKGRNLQLTQEGQLLVSRGTVIVQELARLERDIAAVTRAEHGTIRIAAFPSAISQVVPLLMRAMPTFHFDIIDAEPLVARQLLERNEADIALTFRYPELNGDFPTTHQVLFQDPLYLVVAQENYRGIDLHAYADDTWLLGCPQCSAHMHAVLHRVGLHPATGYGSDDYVAVQSLIAAGLGVSLLPALALEAFTHASVTTKKLPGMVRDICVETLPEHLASAPVNRVWEELCHNDIVRNCLPSGAHES; translated from the coding sequence GTGATTAATGTAGACCGGCTCAACGTCCTGGTAACTTTCGCGCAATTAGGATCGGTGCAGGCCACGGCGGACGAATTGGATATTTCCCAGCCCACCGTGTCCCACCACCTGGCCAAGCTGGCGGAGGAAACGCAGGCCACTCTGGTGGTGAAAAAGGGGCGCAACTTGCAGCTGACCCAGGAAGGCCAGCTGTTAGTTAGCCGAGGAACTGTGATTGTGCAGGAGCTTGCCCGTCTGGAACGAGACATAGCGGCGGTGACGCGCGCCGAACACGGGACGATTCGGATAGCGGCCTTTCCGTCGGCGATTTCCCAGGTGGTTCCACTACTCATGCGGGCCATGCCGACGTTTCATTTCGACATTATTGATGCGGAACCTTTGGTGGCCCGGCAATTGCTTGAGCGCAATGAAGCAGATATTGCGTTGACGTTTCGGTACCCGGAGCTGAACGGGGATTTTCCCACGACGCACCAGGTGCTGTTCCAGGATCCGTTGTATCTGGTGGTGGCGCAGGAAAACTACCGGGGCATTGATCTTCATGCCTATGCCGATGACACGTGGTTGCTGGGCTGCCCGCAATGCAGCGCACACATGCACGCGGTCTTGCACCGGGTGGGGTTGCACCCAGCAACCGGCTACGGAAGTGACGATTATGTGGCGGTGCAGTCGTTGATCGCCGCTGGTCTGGGGGTGTCGTTGCTTCCGGCGCTTGCGCTTGAAGCGTTTACCCACGCGTCGGTGACCACGAAGAAACTGCCCGGCATGGTCCGGGATATTTGCGTGGAAACGCTGCCGGAACACCTGGCGTCCGCGCCGGTGAACCGGGTGTGGGAAGAGTTATGCCATAACGACATTGTTCGCAATTGTCTGCCAAGCGGTGCACATGAAAGCTAA
- a CDS encoding threonine ammonia-lyase yields MTNATPTTTTITFDMIRRAHDDYCAHLNPTASYSYPLLNHHFDREIILKHENTQPTGAFKVRGGLALFALRGTAALEPGIISASTGNHAQSMAYAATQHNTRCTIVMPQDTPAERAEAVELLGATVELVGMDMSQSLAHARAVAAATSQVFIAPTEYEIIAGHAGVYVELFTDHADLDAVFVPIGSGSGAAGACLVRNELSPTTKIIGVQSAQAPAAHRAWKDNDFSGAPATTFALGLATTSACTRTQEILRSHLDDFLLVDDPAIEKAQRLLATTAHTLAEGAGAVALAGLAAYSPMRKTAAIISGGNATAAEIVGLASATTTF; encoded by the coding sequence ATGACTAACGCAACCCCCACAACAACCACCATCACCTTCGACATGATCCGCCGCGCCCACGACGACTACTGCGCACACCTTAACCCCACCGCCAGTTATTCCTACCCGCTGCTTAACCACCACTTCGACCGTGAGATAATACTCAAACACGAAAACACCCAGCCCACCGGCGCCTTTAAAGTCCGTGGCGGATTAGCACTCTTCGCCCTACGCGGCACGGCCGCATTAGAACCAGGCATCATCAGCGCCAGCACCGGCAATCACGCCCAATCAATGGCCTATGCCGCCACCCAGCACAACACCCGCTGCACCATAGTCATGCCGCAGGACACCCCCGCCGAACGCGCCGAAGCGGTGGAATTATTAGGCGCCACCGTCGAACTAGTCGGTATGGACATGTCCCAATCGCTGGCGCACGCCCGTGCGGTCGCCGCCGCAACCAGCCAAGTATTCATCGCCCCTACGGAATATGAGATCATCGCCGGTCACGCCGGGGTGTATGTGGAATTATTCACCGACCACGCCGACCTTGATGCGGTTTTCGTCCCCATCGGCTCCGGTTCCGGCGCCGCCGGTGCCTGCCTGGTACGCAACGAACTAAGCCCCACCACCAAAATCATCGGCGTGCAATCAGCCCAAGCGCCCGCCGCCCACCGCGCGTGGAAAGACAACGACTTTTCCGGTGCCCCCGCCACCACCTTCGCCCTTGGCCTTGCCACCACTTCGGCGTGTACCCGCACCCAGGAAATCCTCCGCTCCCACCTCGACGACTTCCTGCTTGTCGACGACCCCGCCATCGAAAAAGCACAACGCCTCCTCGCCACCACCGCCCACACCCTCGCCGAGGGCGCTGGCGCCGTCGCACTCGCCGGGCTCGCAGCCTACTCCCCCATGCGCAAAACCGCCGCCATCATCAGCGGCGGCAATGCGACAGCGGCAGAAATCGTGGGGCTTGCTTCTGCGACTACGACGTTTTAG
- the idi gene encoding isopentenyl-diphosphate Delta-isomerase → MTDVVVLSDDHGNPIGTAEKATVHTANTPLHLAFSCYVQNPDGQLLITRRALSKRTWPGVWTNSACGHLAPGETAAEAVIRWVPHELGIPAIDAPECILPDFRYRAVDSSGIVEWEICPVFRAQIPTATINPTPDEVDSYHWVEPGDLFAAIDATPFAFSPWMVEQLGHQKLRDALVS, encoded by the coding sequence ATGACCGACGTTGTAGTCTTATCCGACGATCACGGCAACCCCATCGGCACCGCCGAAAAGGCCACCGTCCACACCGCTAACACCCCACTGCACCTGGCGTTTTCCTGCTACGTGCAAAACCCCGACGGGCAGCTTCTTATCACCCGCCGCGCCCTTTCCAAACGCACCTGGCCCGGCGTGTGGACCAATTCCGCCTGCGGGCACCTAGCCCCCGGTGAAACCGCCGCCGAAGCGGTGATCCGGTGGGTGCCGCACGAGCTCGGCATTCCCGCGATCGATGCGCCGGAATGTATCCTGCCGGATTTCCGGTACCGCGCAGTCGATTCCAGCGGCATTGTGGAGTGGGAAATCTGCCCAGTATTCCGCGCCCAGATTCCAACCGCCACCATCAACCCCACCCCGGACGAAGTCGACTCCTATCACTGGGTCGAACCAGGCGACCTATTCGCCGCAATTGATGCCACCCCATTTGCCTTTAGCCCGTGGATGGTGGAGCAACTAGGGCACCAGAAACTGCGGGACGCGTTGGTTTCTTAA